In one Brevibacillus composti genomic region, the following are encoded:
- a CDS encoding Lrp/AsnC family transcriptional regulator translates to MKKLDHVDMQILQILQEDGRRAYTEIAHQLGLSEGTIRSRITRLLQDGVFQFVIHPDPEKLGLHVQAIIGLTTKLGLQNSVAEELSKFPEVRFVGAFSGKHDLIIQACFHNNDELITFVNERLSQCEGILAADVSLELKQYKDSFSFVRDEDVAI, encoded by the coding sequence ATGAAAAAGCTGGACCATGTTGATATGCAGATCTTGCAAATCCTCCAAGAGGATGGAAGAAGGGCTTACACAGAAATTGCCCATCAACTTGGCTTGAGCGAAGGGACCATCCGATCGCGCATTACCCGCCTGTTACAAGATGGAGTGTTTCAATTTGTCATTCACCCCGACCCGGAGAAATTGGGCCTTCACGTACAGGCGATCATCGGATTGACGACCAAGCTCGGGCTGCAAAACAGCGTGGCCGAGGAATTGAGCAAGTTTCCTGAGGTCCGATTTGTGGGTGCATTTAGCGGTAAGCACGACTTGATCATTCAGGCGTGTTTCCATAATAACGATGAATTGATCACTTTCGTCAACGAACGACTCTCACAATGTGAAGGGATTCTGGCGGCCGATGTGTCGCTGGAGCTAAAGCAGTACAAAGACTCCTTCTCATTCGTTCGTGATGAAGATGTGGCCATATGA
- a CDS encoding pyrimidine-nucleoside phosphorylase produces MRMVDIIAKKRDGHDLTTEEIQFLVTGYTDGSIPDYQMSAWAMAVLLRGMTPRETGDLTLAMAASGEQLDLSSLPGIKVDKHSTGGVGDKTTLVVAPLVAAAGIPVAKMSGRGLGYSGGTIDKLESFSGFQVERSREQFLRQVQEIGVSVIGQSGNLTPADKKLYALRDVTATVEAVPLIASSIMSKKIAAGADAILLDVKVGSGAFMKTLEQAETLATAMVQIGKQVGRKTVAVISDMDQPLGYAVGNALEVQEAIETLAGRGPRDLTELALSIGAHMLVLGELVTDVEEGRARLEEIIRTGQAVEKLAQMVEAQGGSREDVYDPSRLPSASLSLEIKAAQDGYIAAIDAETVGHASVLLGAGRLTKEMPIDLAVGIVLAKKRGEKVRAGEVLATIYANDDHLLQQAARELAGAYTYSAEAAMDQPLIYKTIVE; encoded by the coding sequence ATGCGCATGGTGGATATCATCGCAAAAAAAAGAGACGGTCATGACCTGACCACAGAAGAGATTCAATTTCTCGTCACGGGATATACGGACGGGAGCATCCCGGATTATCAGATGTCGGCCTGGGCGATGGCGGTTCTGCTGCGCGGCATGACTCCGCGCGAGACAGGGGATTTGACGCTGGCGATGGCCGCCTCGGGGGAGCAGCTGGACCTGTCTTCCCTGCCGGGGATCAAGGTAGATAAGCACAGCACGGGGGGAGTGGGCGACAAAACCACGCTGGTAGTGGCGCCGCTGGTGGCTGCCGCCGGAATCCCTGTGGCCAAAATGTCCGGCAGAGGATTGGGCTATTCGGGAGGAACGATTGACAAGCTGGAGTCTTTTTCCGGCTTTCAGGTAGAACGCAGCCGGGAGCAGTTTCTAAGGCAAGTACAGGAGATCGGCGTATCGGTCATCGGCCAGTCGGGCAACCTGACGCCGGCGGATAAAAAACTGTACGCCCTCCGGGACGTAACCGCTACGGTGGAAGCCGTTCCGCTGATCGCCAGCTCGATCATGTCCAAGAAAATTGCAGCCGGCGCGGATGCGATCCTGCTGGACGTAAAAGTTGGCAGCGGCGCTTTCATGAAGACCTTGGAACAGGCGGAGACGCTCGCGACCGCCATGGTCCAGATCGGCAAACAGGTAGGCAGGAAAACGGTTGCCGTCATCAGCGACATGGACCAACCGCTCGGGTACGCTGTGGGCAATGCGCTGGAAGTGCAAGAGGCGATCGAGACCCTGGCAGGCAGGGGACCTCGCGATCTGACCGAGCTGGCGCTGTCGATCGGAGCCCATATGCTCGTACTGGGCGAGCTGGTCACCGATGTGGAGGAGGGCCGCGCGCGTCTGGAGGAGATCATCCGGACAGGGCAGGCGGTGGAGAAACTGGCGCAGATGGTCGAAGCGCAGGGAGGCAGCAGGGAGGACGTCTACGATCCGTCTCGCCTGCCGTCCGCTTCTTTGTCGCTGGAGATCAAAGCAGCACAGGACGGCTATATTGCCGCCATTGACGCAGAGACGGTGGGGCATGCCTCTGTCCTGCTGGGAGCGGGCAGATTGACCAAGGAGATGCCGATCGATTTGGCTGTTGGCATCGTTCTCGCGAAAAAGCGGGGGGAAAAGGTGCGGGCCGGGGAGGTTCTGGCTACGATCTACGCCAATGACGATCATCTGCTGCAGCAGGCTGCAAGGGAGCTGGCAGGAGCGTATACATACAGCGCCGAAGCTGCAATGGACCAGCCATTAATTTACAAAACGATAGTAGAGTAG
- a CDS encoding purine-nucleoside phosphorylase → MSTFQEAVRYIEPKLTEKPTIGLVLGSGLGVLADEIENPVIIPYHEIPGFTVSTVVGHKGQLVIGGLQGKQVVAMQGRFHYYEGHGLDAVVFPIRVMKQLGVETIIVTNAAGGINESYEPGDLMLIADHLNMTFRNPLIGPNDDELGARFPDMSEAYSKALRAVAKEVAAEQGIRLREGIYVGLLGPSYETPAEIRMLRMLGGDAVGMSTVPEVIAAKHMRMNVLGISCISNMAAGILEQPLSHEEVMETTEKVKTQFLALVNGIVAKL, encoded by the coding sequence ATGTCTACATTTCAAGAAGCAGTACGTTATATTGAGCCAAAATTAACGGAAAAACCAACGATCGGCCTGGTCTTGGGCTCGGGTCTGGGGGTGCTCGCGGACGAGATTGAAAATCCGGTGATCATTCCTTACCACGAAATACCGGGCTTCACCGTATCCACCGTCGTTGGGCATAAAGGGCAGCTGGTCATCGGAGGGCTGCAGGGCAAACAAGTCGTCGCGATGCAGGGGCGCTTCCATTACTACGAAGGCCATGGCCTCGATGCGGTTGTCTTTCCGATCCGCGTCATGAAGCAGCTGGGCGTAGAGACGATCATCGTCACCAATGCGGCTGGAGGCATCAATGAGAGCTATGAGCCTGGCGATCTGATGCTCATCGCCGATCATCTCAATATGACATTCCGCAATCCGCTCATCGGGCCGAATGACGACGAGCTGGGAGCGCGTTTCCCTGACATGTCGGAAGCCTATTCCAAGGCGCTGCGCGCGGTGGCAAAAGAGGTAGCGGCGGAGCAGGGCATTCGTCTGCGCGAAGGGATCTACGTCGGCCTCCTGGGTCCGTCTTATGAGACGCCTGCGGAAATCCGCATGCTCCGCATGCTGGGCGGAGATGCCGTCGGGATGTCTACCGTGCCGGAAGTGATCGCAGCCAAACATATGCGGATGAATGTACTCGGCATCTCCTGCATCAGCAACATGGCCGCAGGGATTCTGGAGCAGCCGTTGTCGCATGAAGAAGTCATGGAGACGACGGAAAAGGTAAAGACGCAGTTCCTGGCTTTGGTAAACGGAATCGTCGCAAAGCTCTAA
- the deoB gene encoding phosphopentomutase yields the protein MPRFQRVFLIVMDSVGIGELPDAARFQDEGAHTLGHIAERVKGFQLPHMQALGLGNIAPLANVPPAAEPQAHYGKMKEISIGKDTTTGHWEIMGLHVSTPFRTYPDGFPAALIQEFEQRIGRKVLGNKVASGTGILDELGEEHMRTGDVIVYTSADSVFQVAAHEEVVPLEELYRICEIARELTLRDEFAVTRVIARPFIGEPGHFVRTANRHDYSVKPFAPTVMNRLQDAGLASIAIGKISDIYADEGVTRAIRTQDNMDGVDQLLGTMKESFTGLSFVNLVDFDAKFGHRRDPEGYGQALMEFDARIPELLAALREDDLLIITADHGNDPVHHGTDHTREYVPLLAYHKRIRSGADLGVRGTFADLGATIADNFGVPLPEIGESFLSSL from the coding sequence TTGCCACGTTTTCAAAGAGTTTTTCTAATCGTGATGGACAGTGTCGGGATCGGTGAATTGCCGGATGCAGCCCGTTTTCAGGATGAAGGCGCACATACGCTCGGCCATATCGCGGAGCGGGTGAAAGGCTTTCAACTGCCCCATATGCAAGCGCTGGGACTGGGGAATATCGCTCCGCTTGCAAATGTACCGCCTGCAGCCGAACCGCAGGCTCACTATGGCAAGATGAAAGAAATATCGATCGGCAAGGATACCACGACCGGACACTGGGAGATCATGGGTCTGCACGTCTCAACGCCGTTTCGCACTTATCCGGACGGGTTTCCGGCTGCATTGATCCAGGAGTTTGAACAGCGGATCGGGCGCAAGGTTCTGGGGAACAAGGTCGCATCCGGCACCGGCATCCTGGATGAGCTGGGCGAAGAGCATATGCGGACAGGCGATGTCATCGTCTACACATCGGCAGACAGCGTCTTTCAAGTCGCCGCCCATGAGGAAGTCGTTCCGCTGGAGGAGTTGTACCGCATCTGCGAGATCGCCCGGGAGCTGACACTCCGCGATGAGTTCGCCGTCACCCGCGTGATCGCACGCCCGTTTATCGGAGAGCCCGGCCATTTCGTACGCACAGCCAATCGCCATGATTACTCCGTCAAGCCCTTTGCGCCGACGGTGATGAACCGCCTGCAGGATGCAGGCCTGGCCTCGATCGCGATCGGGAAAATCAGCGATATCTATGCGGATGAAGGCGTAACCAGAGCGATCCGGACGCAGGACAACATGGACGGCGTGGACCAGCTGTTGGGCACGATGAAGGAATCCTTTACGGGGCTCAGCTTTGTCAATCTGGTCGATTTCGATGCCAAATTTGGCCATCGCCGCGATCCGGAAGGGTACGGCCAGGCCTTGATGGAATTCGATGCCCGCATACCGGAGCTGCTCGCAGCCCTGCGTGAGGATGACCTGCTGATCATTACGGCAGACCACGGAAATGACCCCGTCCATCACGGCACCGATCACACGCGAGAGTACGTGCCGCTGCTTGCGTATCACAAGCGGATCAGGAGCGGAGCGGATTTGGGCGTTCGCGGCACATTTGCCGATCTGGGCGCGACGATTGCCGACAACTTTGGCGTGCCGCTGCCGGAGATCGGCGAGAGCTTTTTGTCCAGCCTGTAA
- the xerD gene encoding site-specific tyrosine recombinase XerD — MDMLIDQFIHFLSVEKGLSPNTLESYQRDMIAYTSYLQEQGVTRIEDSTRTQIIGYLMSLQEKGRATATLSRNMASIRAFYQFLVRDKYIEKDPSIHLETPKIEKRLPKVLSVEEVERLLDSPPVNHPAGLRDKAMLELLYATGIRVSELVNLNVMDVNLDMGFVKCMGKGSKERIIPLGSVAIQMVRHYLQAGRPRLVKEPGETALFLNHLGKRITRQGFWKIIKRYGLKANVKTEITPHTLRHSFATHLLENGADLRSVQEMLGHADISTTQIYTHVTRTRIKDIYAKTHPRA, encoded by the coding sequence ATGGACATGTTGATCGATCAGTTTATCCATTTTCTTTCTGTCGAGAAGGGGCTGTCACCCAATACCCTGGAATCCTATCAGCGCGATATGATTGCCTACACCTCCTATCTTCAGGAGCAGGGCGTGACGCGGATCGAGGATTCGACGCGCACCCAAATTATCGGGTATTTGATGAGCTTGCAGGAAAAGGGCAGGGCTACCGCCACTCTCTCCCGCAATATGGCCTCCATTCGGGCCTTTTATCAATTTCTCGTGCGTGACAAATACATAGAGAAAGATCCGTCGATTCATCTGGAAACGCCCAAAATCGAAAAAAGGCTGCCAAAGGTTTTATCGGTGGAAGAAGTGGAGCGACTGCTCGACAGTCCGCCCGTGAATCATCCCGCAGGTTTGCGCGACAAGGCGATGCTGGAGTTGTTGTATGCAACGGGTATCCGCGTGTCCGAACTGGTGAATCTGAATGTCATGGATGTCAATCTCGATATGGGATTCGTCAAATGCATGGGCAAAGGGTCCAAGGAGCGGATCATCCCGCTCGGGTCAGTCGCGATCCAGATGGTGCGCCACTACCTGCAGGCCGGCCGCCCGCGCCTGGTAAAAGAACCGGGGGAGACCGCGCTGTTCCTGAACCATCTGGGCAAGAGAATCACGCGGCAGGGGTTCTGGAAAATCATCAAGCGGTACGGCTTGAAAGCCAATGTTAAGACGGAGATTACCCCGCATACGCTGCGCCATTCTTTTGCCACGCACCTGTTGGAAAACGGGGCCGATCTTCGCTCCGTCCAGGAAATGCTGGGCCATGCAGACATCTCCACGACGCAGATTTACACGCATGTCACCCGGACGCGCATTAAGGATATTTATGCAAAAACACACCCGAGAGCCTAG
- a CDS encoding DUF4227 family protein produces MRIPLRRLMEILRFFLLFVTCTLISYGIITLLTAKLWSGNPYKEPNGNAVKVVKLINSPAPQDLDGYMARLQLFYLTGE; encoded by the coding sequence ATGCGGATACCGTTACGTCGCCTGATGGAGATATTGCGTTTTTTCCTTCTGTTCGTTACCTGCACCCTCATCTCTTATGGAATCATCACTCTCCTGACCGCCAAGCTGTGGTCGGGCAATCCGTACAAAGAGCCAAACGGCAATGCCGTCAAAGTCGTCAAGCTGATCAACAGCCCTGCCCCGCAGGATTTGGACGGGTACATGGCCCGGCTCCAGCTCTTTTATTTGACAGGAGAATAA
- the fur gene encoding ferric iron uptake transcriptional regulator, with amino-acid sequence MLDEKLEKIKQQLHSQNYKLTPQREATVRVLLEHEEDHLSAEDVYLLVKDKAPEIGLATVYRTLELLSELKIIHKMNFGDGVARYDLRDDNSEYHHHHLICNNCGTVDEIFEDLLVTAEEKVKNVYNFYITDHRLVFYGICSRCIDKVNVDDFK; translated from the coding sequence ATGTTGGATGAAAAGTTAGAGAAAATCAAGCAGCAACTTCATTCCCAAAACTACAAACTGACGCCACAGCGTGAAGCCACTGTTCGCGTTTTGCTGGAGCATGAAGAAGACCATCTCAGCGCGGAGGATGTCTATCTGTTGGTGAAGGACAAAGCGCCCGAGATTGGCCTCGCTACCGTTTACCGTACACTCGAGCTGCTCAGCGAGCTCAAGATCATACACAAAATGAACTTTGGAGACGGCGTAGCCCGCTACGACCTTCGTGACGATAATTCGGAATACCACCATCACCACTTGATTTGTAACAACTGCGGCACAGTGGATGAGATTTTTGAAGATCTCCTGGTGACAGCCGAAGAAAAGGTAAAGAATGTTTACAACTTTTACATTACCGACCATCGTCTCGTCTTTTACGGCATCTGCAGCCGCTGTATCGACAAGGTAAACGTAGATGATTTCAAGTAA
- the spoIIM gene encoding stage II sporulation protein M, giving the protein MRTRIGQTIQVYAKEHQSLYWFTIVLFTMGIIFGAVIVNSLPLSQREDLFGFLQFFFSSLGEKGIPEPSSHFQQSFGHYAKTVGIMWVLGLSIIGLPMILLLLFLKGVVVGFTVGFLVTQLQWKGVTFAMMGVLPQNLLVVPALIIVGVSGISFSLRLIKTRLLSKRDVILPHFVGYSVLVISMLAVLTIAALFESFVSPKLMQMVLNR; this is encoded by the coding sequence GTGCGGACGCGAATTGGACAAACAATCCAGGTATATGCGAAAGAACATCAGTCCCTGTACTGGTTTACGATTGTGCTCTTTACCATGGGCATTATTTTCGGCGCAGTGATCGTCAATTCACTGCCGCTCTCGCAAAGAGAAGATTTGTTTGGCTTCCTCCAGTTTTTCTTTAGCAGCCTGGGGGAAAAGGGCATACCCGAGCCGTCTTCTCACTTCCAGCAGTCCTTTGGCCATTATGCCAAAACGGTCGGCATCATGTGGGTATTGGGCTTGTCGATTATCGGCCTGCCGATGATTCTGCTTTTGCTCTTTTTAAAAGGAGTGGTGGTCGGTTTCACCGTCGGCTTTCTGGTGACCCAGCTGCAGTGGAAGGGCGTGACCTTTGCGATGATGGGCGTGCTGCCGCAAAATTTGCTGGTCGTCCCCGCGCTGATCATCGTAGGCGTGAGCGGCATCTCCTTTTCCCTGCGGCTGATCAAAACCAGGCTGCTCAGCAAACGGGACGTCATCCTGCCTCATTTCGTCGGCTATTCCGTGCTGGTGATCTCGATGCTGGCGGTACTGACCATCGCTGCTCTGTTTGAGAGCTTCGTATCGCCAAAGCTGATGCAGATGGTTCTTAATCGATAA
- a CDS encoding endonuclease Q family protein, whose protein sequence is MDKNNGSMAEYFCDMHIHVGGTLSGKPVKITASRSMTLTRILEEASERKGMDMIGIIDAHSPEVQEELRGLIQRGEAEEHPMGGVMYKQTMLILGCEVEIKEEGRGEAHFLCYLPDLEKMSMLTGWLAQRCKNVTLSSQRIRTHLRELQNVMAEWDGVIVPAHIFTPHKGLYGSCTDSLAEVADPALIPAVELGLSANTEMADRLQELHDKTFLTNSDAHSLANIGREYQRMAMKDRSFAEWRLALERKEGRGVRINYGLHPQLGKYHQTACQSCQSLLPADPEGRCPQCGFKRVVRGVSSRIEQLADAPPGIHPPFRPPYVEQVPLEFIPGVGPKLKEKLYQHFGTEMSILHRTSFDELAHVTGERVAELIVQAREGRLAMKAGGAGTYGKIIASPRDKA, encoded by the coding sequence ATGGACAAAAATAACGGCAGCATGGCGGAATACTTCTGTGATATGCATATCCACGTGGGCGGCACGCTGAGCGGGAAGCCCGTAAAAATCACCGCTTCCCGCTCCATGACCCTGACCCGCATTCTGGAGGAGGCTTCCGAGCGAAAAGGGATGGATATGATCGGGATTATCGATGCCCATTCGCCAGAGGTGCAGGAGGAGCTGCGGGGATTGATTCAGCGGGGCGAAGCCGAGGAGCATCCGATGGGCGGCGTGATGTACAAACAGACGATGCTGATTCTCGGATGCGAAGTGGAGATTAAGGAGGAGGGCAGAGGGGAAGCCCATTTTCTCTGCTATCTGCCCGATTTGGAGAAAATGAGCATGCTGACGGGCTGGCTGGCGCAGCGCTGCAAAAATGTGACGCTCAGCTCCCAGCGAATCCGCACCCATCTCAGGGAGCTGCAGAATGTCATGGCAGAGTGGGACGGCGTCATCGTCCCGGCCCATATTTTTACCCCGCATAAAGGCTTGTACGGGAGCTGCACTGATTCGCTGGCAGAGGTGGCCGACCCGGCCCTGATCCCCGCCGTCGAGCTGGGGCTGAGCGCCAATACCGAGATGGCGGATCGGCTGCAAGAGTTGCATGACAAAACGTTTTTGACCAATTCGGACGCCCACTCGCTGGCCAATATCGGGAGAGAGTACCAGCGGATGGCGATGAAGGACCGGTCGTTTGCGGAGTGGCGGCTGGCGCTTGAGCGCAAGGAAGGCAGAGGGGTGCGGATCAACTACGGCCTGCACCCGCAATTGGGCAAGTACCACCAGACAGCTTGCCAGTCCTGCCAGTCGCTTCTGCCCGCGGATCCGGAGGGGCGCTGCCCGCAGTGCGGATTTAAAAGAGTCGTGCGCGGCGTGTCCAGCCGGATCGAGCAGCTCGCCGACGCGCCGCCGGGCATTCATCCACCGTTTCGGCCGCCCTATGTCGAGCAGGTCCCGCTTGAATTCATCCCGGGAGTAGGACCCAAGCTGAAGGAGAAACTGTATCAGCATTTCGGCACGGAGATGTCCATCCTGCATCGGACCTCATTCGATGAGCTGGCCCATGTCACGGGGGAGCGTGTCGCGGAGCTGATCGTCCAAGCCAGAGAGGGACGTCTCGCGATGAAGGCCGGAGGGGCCGGAACGTACGGAAAGATTATCGCTTCGCCGCGGGACAAGGCATAG
- a CDS encoding NUDIX domain-containing protein, producing MKHTEHLYEKTISSQTIYEGKVVKLKVDEVLLPNGKTAKREIVNHQGAVAVMALTDEGKLIAVRQFRKPLEREIVELPAGKLEPGEEPLACAIRELKEETGYEAESFTHLSSFYTSPGFADELLHLYLATGLRKGEAQLDEDEFVDVVELTLEEAQELHRLGEIRDAKTVVALYAWESRKLHGQK from the coding sequence ATGAAACATACAGAGCACCTCTACGAAAAAACCATCTCCAGCCAAACGATCTACGAAGGGAAAGTCGTCAAGCTGAAAGTGGATGAAGTCCTTTTGCCCAACGGCAAAACAGCCAAGCGGGAAATCGTCAATCACCAGGGAGCGGTCGCTGTCATGGCTTTGACGGACGAGGGCAAGCTCATCGCTGTGCGCCAGTTTCGCAAGCCGCTGGAGCGGGAGATCGTCGAACTGCCGGCAGGCAAGCTGGAGCCGGGGGAAGAGCCGCTTGCTTGCGCCATCCGCGAGCTGAAGGAAGAGACGGGTTACGAGGCGGAGAGCTTTACCCACCTCAGCTCCTTTTACACGTCGCCGGGATTTGCGGATGAGTTGCTGCATCTCTATCTCGCGACCGGACTCAGAAAAGGGGAGGCGCAGTTGGATGAGGATGAATTCGTGGACGTGGTGGAATTGACGCTCGAAGAGGCACAAGAGCTGCACCGCCTCGGGGAGATTCGCGATGCCAAGACAGTCGTGGCGCTGTATGCCTGGGAAAGCCGGAAGCTGCATGGACAAAAATAA
- the mciZ gene encoding Z-ring formation inhibitor MciZ, which produces MTCPPILYRRRLRMKTYVDEKQLRMVGKVWEIRATLRSWSKKELTLQEYLARRTRSGRR; this is translated from the coding sequence ATGACTTGTCCACCCATATTGTATCGGAGGAGATTGCGGATGAAAACCTATGTCGACGAAAAGCAGCTGCGCATGGTCGGAAAAGTATGGGAAATACGTGCTACTCTCCGTTCCTGGTCAAAAAAAGAGCTAACGCTGCAAGAGTATCTGGCTCGGCGAACCCGCTCCGGCCGCCGCTGA
- a CDS encoding DUF3866 family protein, producing the protein MLRLESGIVQRVIKQKPGMQLVEVLLTSSGHLGQAISYSAEKYAAGDELLLNTTAVRLSLGTGGYHIVVGKILADGAADLYPSSWGHIMKMRYSPWQMAVDAVEEQNSPYHSLFTDEQASLEGTPVLIGELHSLLPTVAGAIREAAPSWRIVYVMPDGASLPIGLSQQVAHLKSQGLVSSTVTTGHAWGGDWESVNIYNGLLAARLTAKADIIVCLLGPGVAGTGTPLGFSGMQLAEVIHAVSLLGGIPFFIPRVSFSDTRERHRGVSHHTLTLLRKFTLRPVLMPVPIWGDERDDRIASQLTEIHKQAGHILLRRAAPSQAQLEKLEGLYDLQLSTMGRSWREDPAPFQAAILAAELAVKSAGAAVSGGRSGFAEPDTLAALALFLTRNGE; encoded by the coding sequence GTGCTTCGCCTGGAATCAGGAATTGTCCAAAGAGTGATCAAACAAAAGCCGGGGATGCAGCTGGTGGAAGTGCTGCTGACCAGCAGCGGTCATCTCGGGCAGGCCATCTCCTACTCCGCGGAGAAGTATGCGGCAGGGGATGAACTTTTGCTGAACACAACCGCCGTCCGGCTTTCGCTGGGGACGGGCGGGTATCATATCGTCGTGGGAAAAATACTGGCGGACGGCGCGGCGGATCTGTATCCGAGCAGTTGGGGACATATCATGAAAATGCGCTATTCGCCGTGGCAGATGGCGGTCGACGCGGTCGAGGAGCAGAACAGTCCCTATCACTCCCTGTTCACGGACGAGCAGGCTTCCCTGGAAGGCACACCGGTTCTGATCGGTGAGCTGCACAGCTTGCTGCCGACAGTGGCAGGCGCCATCCGTGAGGCTGCTCCGTCGTGGCGCATCGTCTATGTCATGCCGGATGGGGCTTCCCTGCCGATCGGGCTCAGCCAGCAGGTGGCCCATCTCAAATCGCAGGGGCTCGTCAGCAGTACGGTTACGACCGGACATGCATGGGGGGGAGACTGGGAAAGCGTCAATATATACAACGGACTTTTAGCCGCGCGCCTGACAGCAAAAGCGGATATCATCGTCTGCCTGCTTGGTCCCGGCGTAGCGGGTACCGGCACACCTCTGGGCTTTTCGGGCATGCAATTGGCAGAAGTTATCCATGCAGTCAGCCTGCTTGGCGGCATCCCTTTTTTTATTCCCCGGGTCAGTTTTTCCGACACGCGAGAGCGCCATCGGGGGGTTAGCCACCACACCCTGACGCTGCTGCGCAAATTTACGCTTCGCCCTGTGCTCATGCCCGTACCGATATGGGGAGATGAGCGCGACGATCGCATCGCCTCGCAGTTGACAGAGATTCACAAGCAGGCGGGCCATATTCTCTTGCGCCGAGCAGCCCCTTCGCAGGCACAGCTGGAGAAGCTGGAAGGCTTGTACGATTTGCAGCTGTCCACGATGGGCAGGAGCTGGCGCGAAGACCCTGCGCCCTTCCAAGCGGCGATTCTGGCTGCAGAGCTCGCAGTGAAGAGTGCGGGAGCGGCGGTCAGCGGCGGCCGGAGCGGGTTCGCCGAGCCAGATACTCTTGCAGCGTTAGCTCTTTTTTTGACCAGGAACGGAGAGTAG
- a CDS encoding M20/M25/M40 family metallo-hydrolase codes for MINQERLLNEFLELVQIDSETKNEAQINKVLKDKLIEMGFTVEEDDAAAKTGHGGNNLVATLEGNAKGPAILFSSHMDTVVPGNGVKPQVRDGYVYSDGTTILGADDKAGIAAIFEAIRTVKEQNLPHSTIQVVLTVGEESGLVGSRAMDASLLKAEMGFILDSDGPVGQITTAGAGQYRIVTRIHGKAAHAGVNPEDGISAITIASKAISRMKLGRIDEDTTANIGRFEGGKAYNIVTDYVEVWSEARSLVMDKLEAQVKSMTTAFEEAAAEMGGRCENDVIFMYHGYKYNEETPVVKKAIGAVKRIGRNPELVSSGGGSDGNVFNGYGVPSVNFAIGYEEIHTKNERMPIEELNKAAELVLAVIAEVLE; via the coding sequence GTGATCAATCAGGAGCGTTTGTTGAACGAGTTTTTGGAGCTCGTCCAGATCGACAGCGAAACCAAAAACGAAGCACAGATTAACAAGGTACTGAAAGACAAACTGATCGAAATGGGCTTTACGGTGGAAGAAGACGATGCCGCAGCCAAGACCGGACATGGCGGCAATAATCTGGTCGCTACGCTCGAAGGGAATGCCAAGGGACCGGCGATCCTTTTCAGCAGCCATATGGACACGGTCGTGCCCGGCAATGGCGTGAAACCACAGGTGCGCGACGGATACGTCTATTCCGACGGCACCACGATTCTCGGTGCAGACGATAAAGCAGGGATCGCTGCTATCTTTGAAGCCATTCGCACCGTAAAAGAGCAAAATCTGCCGCATTCGACGATCCAGGTCGTGCTGACGGTGGGCGAGGAGTCGGGTCTGGTCGGATCGCGCGCCATGGACGCCAGCCTGCTGAAGGCAGAAATGGGATTCATCCTCGATTCCGACGGTCCCGTCGGCCAGATTACGACGGCGGGTGCCGGACAGTATCGGATTGTTACGCGCATCCACGGAAAAGCGGCTCACGCCGGCGTGAATCCGGAGGACGGCATCAGTGCTATCACGATCGCGAGCAAAGCCATCTCCCGCATGAAGCTGGGACGGATCGACGAGGATACGACCGCCAATATCGGCCGCTTCGAGGGCGGCAAGGCCTACAATATCGTAACGGACTACGTGGAAGTCTGGTCCGAAGCGCGGAGCCTGGTCATGGACAAACTGGAAGCGCAGGTCAAGAGCATGACGACTGCCTTTGAAGAAGCTGCTGCCGAAATGGGCGGACGCTGCGAGAATGACGTCATCTTTATGTATCACGGCTATAAATACAATGAAGAAACGCCTGTCGTGAAAAAGGCGATTGGTGCCGTGAAGCGCATCGGCCGCAACCCCGAGCTGGTTTCGAGCGGCGGAGGAAGCGACGGAAACGTATTCAACGGCTACGGCGTGCCCAGCGTAAACTTCGCGATCGGGTATGAAGAAATCCACACCAAAAATGAGCGGATGCCGATCGAAGAGTTGAACAAGGCCGCTGAGCTGGTGCTCGCGGTGATCGCTGAAGTTCTGGAATAA